The Haliaeetus albicilla chromosome 23, bHalAlb1.1, whole genome shotgun sequence nucleotide sequence ATTTTGGCACAACTCAGTTATATATTCACACACTGGTCTTAAAAGTAgctgctttctcccttcttcctctctgctaCTGAAGGAGATACTTTTCTCCTGCACTATTAGGAAGTTATTAAAGCCTTGCAGAATCAAGGCTAGAATGTGGCTGGTTAGCAGTTTGACAGAACAGCTCCAAACAAACAGctaaaaatatctctttttttttttttttaattaaaaaagaaagctctACAAGCAACCACATTCCATATCTAAAACTGGGTATATGACTTAACTGGTTTACACTTACAAATGCAggtatgttttaaaaagcaaaaaataaacccagTAAACAACATTACTCTGTCTTGAATACACAATTAGTTTGCAACACCTGCAGGAAACATATCCCTGATGATTCTGATAAAAGTCTGCTGCAGGGTGGTGTTAGAAACCCTTTAGGTAAGTGGATCAGTGCACCTGTATACTATATAAACCATGGTATAATAAACAGCAAATACTAGATTGCAGACTACAATGCAGGGAAGGATGCATCGACCATTTATGTAATTTTCTGTTCTAATTAGACATTACAAGGCCTTTAGTCTGCACAAGGAAACAAATATTCAAAACAGGAAGGAGAACAAAGAAGCTATGAGAGGAttgtgcttttcctcttttttgtaATAGTAATGCTAATTGGCAGAAACAGAATTACCTTCAAATATATAAGCCTTTGATGAAAAATATAGCCCCACAGGTAATGTAATCATTAGAGCTGTGAAGAATAGAAGCGTTCTTAAAGTTGATGTTAATGAACcctcatttctgaaataaataagaaaagttACACACAAAAGAAAGTCACAATACACATGCCTGAAACAGGACAAGAACTAGTCCCAAACAGAAGACAAGAAATTTTCAAGAATTGAGTATGTATATCATTTGGAAGCAATAAAGACTTGGAGTATGCATTTGTTGGCTGCAATAGAAAAATCACAGTATTCAAAACGATGCAAGGATTCTGCCAGTCAAAGCTCACAAACAAGATTAAAAACAGTCTTTAGATTTTTCCCTGTTATGGCTTTGCAAGTATTAACAACATGGGGGGGGTGTACATTAATATGTTTATCAGTGTATTATTACATAATTATTAAATATCTAGTACTAGATACACATGCATTTGTCATATGACAATTCTCATAAGTCTAGGAAAATGAGAAATCCTACAGGCCAGGATACAGAGGGAAGTATGCAGAATAACTTTAACAGCTTACTATGGGAAGTGAAGTTCCTTTTTATTAGATATTGTTcctctatttaaaataatttctcagtttCCACTGAAAAAGTTGGAATAACTATAGCGATAATCAGAACACAGAGCCAATACACCAAAACATTAGCAAGCTTTTTTGCCTTCACAGACCTAAACCTAGAATACCTTGAACAAGACAATCACAATGAAGGATTACGTACTTGGTAAGGTTTCCCTGAACTTGACCTGCTAGAACAGGTTTTATATGTACAAAACACTGCATACAGCttgtttttgtgtgtgcttcCACCAGTTTTCACTCTCTCCGCTTGGCTAACTACATTATTTTATGCTGAAGTAAACATGTAAGCGAAGCAACACCCTTCTGACTTTCAAAGACTACCAGATTCAATGGCATGTGTCCTTAGACTCATAGAATCactgaggttggaaaagacctttaagatcatcaagtccaactgttaacctaccactgccaagcccaccactaaaccacgtccctaagcaccacatctagATAtcttaaatacctccagggatagTGACTaaaccacttccctggacagcctgttccaatgcttgacaactctttcagtgaagaaatttttcataatATCCAATTTAAGcttcccctggcacaacttcaggccatttcctcttgtccttaAGGCTCTGAAACACAAATCTGCATAAAAACAATTCAAGTCAGGGACACACAATTCTTAAAACTCCCAGGCACCTCCACAGTAATTTTTGTATAAGTAGTTTCAAAAAGTTTTATCACGACATATTTGTACCATAGTACATTGCTTGAAATCACATTTTATCCTTGACATTTTCTCGGAAAAAtgagtggaagtgggaaaaagaaaacatctctcaTCCTCTGACAGTCACCAAAAGACAAGTGACATGCACACAGCTTTTACACTAAAGCCAACAGCACTTTTTGCTAACCGTGTACTGCCATACATTTAGGGAGCACATTAAgtagctcaaaaaaaaaaagaaaaaaaaaaaaagacattccaAATCGTTTCCTTTACTACAGTTTGTCTCGGGATGGCAAGCGTAACCCCATTCAAACTTTTCCTATGGAAATTAGAAACCCTACCTAACACTTCCACGTAAAAGAATAAGATGACCTCCAGCTTATTACCGAAGTTAAAAACTCCACTGTTGACAAATACTTTTCTTACACGGGCATACTCCCACCGCTTCCCTACGCAGCAAAAACAAATATTCGCGTGTGACCTCAGCCCCAGCACGGAGCTTTTAACTGCAGACCAGCCTCCGCGCCCGGGTTGCGGGGCTGCCCAGGGTTACGCAGCACGGCCAGGGCAAACCCGGGGCCTCCTCCGGGCCCGAGCTGCCGCTCCCCCCGGCTCGGGACGGGCACACACTCTTCCCCGGGGGCCGCaaccccccacacccccaccgCCACCCCGGGCTGGCGGCACCTGGAGCGatccccgcccgccgcggcctAGCAGACACCCCTTCCCCCGCACAGCCTGCGGCCCGCCGCCAGGCCGCGCCATCCCGGCAGGGCTGCCCGCCCCGCCCGTCACCAGTagcccagcccttcccctccccggGACTCACTGCCTGAAGTCGGCCACGGGGACGGCGTTCAACGCCGGCTCACCGTAACGCTCCatcgccgcctcctcctcctcagcgtCCCGCTCGACCGAAGCTTCTGGTCTGCCGGAAGCCCGCCGGAGGGGCGGGCGCATGCGCagggcggcggcagcgccgcGCGCCGCCGTCTCCATAGCAACGGCGGGGCCGTCGCGGCCTAGCGGCGGGCGACCGCCATGGCCTGCCAGGCCGGGGCCTAGGCCGCAGCCGTGGTTTCTGTTGAGCTCGGACAGTGGCGTCTCGCTACAGGGAACGCTACCCTCCCCCGCGGGCTCGAAACAGCCCCGCAGTCTGTGCCGCTCAGGAGCGCTTTCCGTGAGGGAGATGGAAAGTGTCCGTGCGTGGCAAACCCGCGGTTGAGCGGCACCAACCCTTGAATGTACTGGGAGAAGGTCAAGGCTTCCCAGCAAATGGCAGTGGTCTCggagccagaaaaaaaaaaggtgttattGAGATGTTTGGATGAACTCACCAGTACAAAACTCTATACGTGAAAAAACACAGGCAAGGGCTAAGGCATTCTCTAAGGGGAAACTGCAAAGTTGCTCTACgttgtcctgttgaggagggagGTTTGTTCTCTTACAGGTTTCCTGCTTTTCTGGCACTAAAGTTTATCAAAATTCCTTCTCCAACCAAAGATGAAATTTCTGGTCAAAATCGGAGAGGAACAGTCCCCAATGTAACTAACCGGTGCTGCAGATGAGAGACCAAGGACTCGGGCAGGTTTCACTCTCCTGTAGCCTGGCTGAGCACTAAGCATTTCCAAGATGACACTCCGTTTAAGCCATTAATTCACATTCCTGTTGAAGCTACTCTGCTCTGCTTATATACTTGCCAAGGGATGGACTTGAACCCAGCTTTTCAACAGAAGACCAGAGTGTTACAATCTTTGTGCTATGCAGTCAGTCTTGCCTGCAGAGAATTAATTGTTTAGATTCAACAATCAGCTCTAGCAAGAACACAAAGCATTGCAAGCTTCCAAACAAGAGCTCTGGAAGCTGTTTAACTGAACGTTGCCATTTAATTGAATCTCATATACCACAGCTATAACATATTTGCCCCTTTTATGGTAAAACCACGTTGCTATCTTACCACTCAGCCATGCCAAATCTTGATTGTGTGACTCACTAACTCCACACATGACTCTTTCCTCAAGTTTTCCTGCAGCGTGCAGACATCCAGCATtcctgcagcccagcactgtggcctctgccctgctcctTGTTGCAGTGCCACACAGCACATGGCACAGCACAGTGGCCTTTTCATCCTCTCATGGGCTAGCATGGCATCCTGCTACCTACGAGCCTGGAAAAGAAGAAGTATAAGAGAGGGTTGTTTTCCCTGCAAGCATTAAGATCAGGAAATAAGCACTTTGTTCTTGGTAATCCCTGCTGTGAGCTTGCTTCTCCAAGCTTACTCAGAGTGAATTTCCCTCATCTGGGCTAGAGACAATGGACACTACACTGCACCAGCAGCTACAGTGTGTAAAGGTGGGAGCGAAGGAGCAACACTGTCTGCAGCActgattttctcccctctgATTGTGAATAGTGAGgccttttattctgttttctccagTGTATGTGAGAAAGAAGGTGAATTTTgtcagaagcatttttttttttcagcaatgaaCGTAGCTCAGCTGGTGGCTCCCTCCCATTTGTTAAGATGGAGCACAGTTCAGGCTGTTCAGTGCTTAGGGACGAAGGTCTCACTTTCACTATAAACCAACCGATTTCATGCTCTTTTAAAATAGGACAGCCCTCCTCTCATTTGATTCCACTGCTGCCTGAGCCCGCAAGAGAGATGATTTGCATGAGGGGGGCAGAAGGGGGCTGGTGTGGACCCAGGGGATGCCTTGTAGCCCGTACCCATTTGGATGGGGATAGAAGGAGGGTTTGCTGTGTAACATGAGCTTAAAACTTCAAACTAGTTCTTAAAAACATCTAATTAGACTCCAGCTAGCCACTCACAAATCCAACCCAAATGTGTGAgcaggttttgtttatttatggATTGCTCAGCGAACAAAAATACTTTGGCAAAGAAATCAGTGCGTGGTTAAGATATAGGTCAGATGACTGAAAAATATGAATGTCGGTGCAGTGAACATTTAATCACCAGATACATGATGTACTTTCCACTTCTGGTTtgacttttctgtttgtttcccCAGTAGGAAAAGCAATGACATAAGACAgttttaataacaaaacaacaaaacaaggaaacatAAAAGTGGAATAAGTCTCACGTCATATAAACTTACCATAAAGATGCATATCAATCATTAGAAAGTAGTGAATCACTCAAGGCTTAACAGCCCAagtcattaattttttaatataaaattacttCATATCTCATCACACTGATGCTTTCATCTACTAGACTAATAACAATTTCGCTGAATGATTTCCTGCATGtttagcagcttttctttcatgagCACATAAGGGAAATATAAAACTATTAGAAAAATTTTGcaactgtgagaaaaaaaagctttttatttgctttttttgtgtcaATTATTTTACAAGATCTGGAGCATACAAAGTCTTGTCTGTTTGCTTCAGGTTTTATACGTCAAGTATTCTGAAATTTCAGGCAGACTGCAGACCTGTCTTACCTTCTGGATCatagagcaaataaaaatttgcCCTTAAGCAGAAACTGTGCTGCAAGCACAAAAAACTGCCAGTTTAGCTGAGACCAAAGATCTGCTATTCTAAGACGTCCTCAACAACAATTGCCAGGAGATTCttgaagaatataaaaaaaataaagcctgtgCAGAGCAATTCGTTTCCTGGGACACAATCTCAGCTCCTGGCAGTGAGCTCTATGGAGAGGACTGCCTGCCGGTGAAGGCAttcctgttttttccagcaaaCGCAGCAAGAAAGCCTGTTAGTCTGGTAACTCTGGCCATGCACTTCCAAGCGCTtggagcattttcttttcctcctcatcttccttgGTGCTGCAGCCCCTTTAGCTGGTGCCTGTGAATTGCCTTGCAGCCTGCCTGCAAAAGATTAAAAGCAACGTGAAAACACAACCCGTCATGTAACTGCCGAACTCGGTTCATCTGGGCTCATTTGGCGTCGTGAGCACATTTCAAAATTCAGACTGAGAACAGAGCCTGTGCGGACGGAGTGCTCTGCAACGCAGGAGAGCAGAGGCCCCAGCTTTTCTGGGGGTCTGCATCTGAGCAAGGGTGCAGAGCAGCCGGGAAGGTGCCTGCTGAAGCAATACCATCTAGTGgcagatggagaaaaagaatCCCCCCAACATGCGCAGAGCTGGAAAGGTGAAGACTGAAAAggtaatatttaaaaacaaaaccacctgcttgggaatattttgttttcccaagGTTTGCTTCCATGGTAATGTATCAAAAAGGAAGATAGAGAACAGATGATCAGAAGAGGAGCTGGAGTGGGGAAGGGACCGTGGTTACTGGGGCCAGTAACAGGCCCAGGTTACAAGGCCTGATTTTGCAGAAGTGCCAAGTGACCTCAAGGGTCTGGCTTTTGAAATGAGATTTCCCAGCAACAAACAAGCAGCACTGTGCAGCATCAACTTTGAAGCTGCTAACCACTTAGAATTAGTAAATGTTTTTATGTGGTTAGGGCTTAGCCCCAGAGGAGATGGTGTAGAAGAAAGAGCAGCTATGAGACAGGGCTTTGCTGCGGCTGGGGGAAGGATGTATAATGTTTGTGACTGGATTCACAGTGTGGAGGGACAATTCCTCTATAAGAGAGCTGGCATTTATAGGTAGCGATAACATCTTTTATTACACCATCTGATAGAGCTTGAGCAAACAAAGACAATTCTAGAGGCTGTCAATGTCTTTTGCTGAATAATAAGGACTTCTGTGCTGGAACActgtccatttttttccagtgatgtcAGTTGATCTAATTAAAGATGTTAGCTCTTCCTACCAAACCcttcctctttcagtttcttgATGTTCTTGGCTCCAACAATACCATGAATACTCTCTGTTTATCTGTTTTGTGAACCTCTATACCCCAGAAAGAGTTAAGTTTCACAAAAGGTGAGATGAATGGATTGGCTAACTCTTCATGATACTCCAGGCCAAAAGCCCAACTTTTCCATACAAAGCATAGAGCATGTTGCATAGTTGGCCACCAGCTTCTGTGGAAATAGAACCAGAGTAATGTTAACGCTTGGGTTAGCAAAGAAATCATTTATATGGGCATTATAGGGGTATACTCCCTGTTATGATCCTGTTGCTTTATTGCACGTCCCAGTATCAGTTAGAGCAAAGAGCTAAGACACCCCTATTAGCTAATGGAGCTTAGAGTCTCACTGTCTAATTTCTACCTCCCACTCTTATTGCTgtcattttgcaaagaaaacataGGGTTATGGACGAAAGTGCCTGCCTTCCACATGCGTTGTGAAATACCTGAGGCACCTACATTAATAGACTGGGAAAGGCTTCATTCCCACAGCTGATATAAGTCAACCAATACTTACCAGTTACTGGTGAGACTCTAGATgctgaagggaagagaaatcCCTTTTTTCTGTAGAGGCAAATATAATCAATGTCTTACATGTTACATGCAATTAAACCACTATGTGACTTTTTATACCTCTGCCCGGACAAACAGTGCTGGCTATAGAGTGGATGTTGTGCATTTGTTTTGTAAGTTTGGGGGGTACTTGTCCGAAAAATAGCGTATGTTAGcacaaatgcacagaaaacacagcctcttCCCACTGCTGTTTGGTTTATAGTTACCTTTGGAAAATACAACAGGTTTTTGTGAAGATGGAGAGTTATACGGGTGACGTTTCTGATGGGCTCGGCgttggccagtggtgggtccatcttggagccagctggcattggctctatcagacatgggggaagcttctggcagcttctcacaggagccactgctgtagcccccccgctaccaaaaccttggcacacaaacccaatacagtacAGCATTACTTAAATTCCTGTATTGGgcttgtgtggtggggttttggtagcaggggaggatCTTGTGAGAAGACGCTAGAAGCTTCCCCGActccaagtcagacctgccgctggccaaggccaagcccatcagtgacagtggtagcgcctctgggagaacatatttaagaagggaaaagaagttgctgtggaacagaaactgcagccagagaaaggagtgagaagatgtgagagaaacaaccctgcagacccccaggtcagtgaagaaggagggggaggaggtgctccaggcaccagagcagagattcccctgcagcccgtggggaagaccatggtgaggcaggctgtccccctgcagcccagggaggtccacgggggagcagatctccacctgcagcccagggaggaccccacgccggaggAGTaggatgcccaaaggaggctgtgaccccgtgggtagcccgtgctggagcaggctcctggcaggacctgtagccctgtggagagaggagcctgcgctggagcaggttttctggcaggacttgtgaccctgtgggggacctacgctggagcagtctgtgcctgaaggactgcagcctgtggaagggacccacactagagcagttcatgaagaactgcagcctgtgggaaggacctacgttggagaagtttgtggaggactgtctcctgtgggagggaccccacgctggagcaggggaagagtgtgagaagTCCTGCCtgtgaagaggatgaagcagcagagacaacctGTGATGAACTGATTGTAATGCCCGTCCCCCGTACCCCTGCACCACTGGAGGGTgttaggtagagaattcaggagtggagttgtgcccgggaagaagggagggggagggggaaggtgttttaagattcagttttatttcttattaccctactctggttgattggcaataaattaagttaattttccccaagtagAGTCTGTTTTGTCCATAATGGTAATTGGTtcagtgatctctccctgtccttatctcgacccacgagccctttgttatattttctctcccctgtccagctgaggagggggagtgatagagtggctttggtgggcacctggcatccagcgaaggtcaacccaccacattttgcctgtgacagtaattggtgagtgatctctccctgtccttacctccttatctcaacccaccagcttttcattatattttctctcccctgtccagctgaggggtggagtgatagagcagctttggtgggtgcctggcatccagccagggtcaacccaccacagcatcCCACcagtggggaggagtgagcgagtggcctCATGGTGCTTTATTGCCAGATGGGCTTAAACCGTGACACCAATACtcgtgatggagccctgcttccctggagatggctgaacacctgcctgccgacGGGAAATAGTGAAGGAATTCCTtgatttgctttgcttgtgtgcactgcttttgctttacctgttaaactgttgTACTGGGTCTAGCTGAGATGGATTTAAAACTCgccatagcagccctcgtagtgctgtgctctgtgttggtggctagaaaggtgttgataacacaccagtgttttggctactgctgagcagtgctggcacagcatcaaggctgtctctccaacattttcgCCCCCTcaacggcaggctggggctgggcaagatcttgggaggggacataaccaggacagctgatccaaactaaccaaacagatattccataccgtatgatgtcagctcagctataaaagctaagtaaagggagatggaaggggaggcattttcatcttctggagcaaccactacgcgtactaaagccctgcttcccaggaagtggccagacatcacctgctgataggaagtagagaataacatcatttgttttcttttgctttagcGCATGCAACCTTCGCTTTCACtatattaaactgtccttatcttgacccatgagcgttttgttatattttctctcccctatccagctgaggagggggagtgatagagcagctctggtgggcacctggcgcgcagtcagggtcaacctaccacaaccgtctttatctcagcccacccATTTCCTCACTTTtattcttctgattctctcccccatccagctggggggagtgagcaagcaactgcatggtgcttagctgccaactggggttaaaccacaacacccatAAATCAGCAAAGTGAAATCCCATCTTTTCCACCGTAGTTGGAGAGTGAGTAATGTAGCTTTTTTAACTAGCAATTTAATTACTCAAAAATGTAACACTTG carries:
- the VMA21 gene encoding vacuolar ATPase assembly integral membrane protein VMA21, which translates into the protein MRPPLRRASGRPEASVERDAEEEEAAMERYGEPALNAVPVADFRQNEGSLTSTLRTLLFFTALMITLPVGLYFSSKAYIFEGTLGMSDRDSYFYAAIVAVVTVHVVLALFVYVAWNEGSRQWREGKQD